The Mobula birostris isolate sMobBir1 chromosome 1, sMobBir1.hap1, whole genome shotgun sequence genome contains a region encoding:
- the LOC140185170 gene encoding homeobox protein six1 isoform X1 — protein MSVLPSFGFTQEQVACVCEVLQQGGNLERLGRFLWSLPACDHLHKNESVLKAKAVVAFHRGNFRELYKILESHQFSPHNHSKLQQLWLKAHYIEAEKLRGRPLGAVGKYRVRRKFPLPRTIWDGEETSYCFKEKSRGVLREWYAHNPYPSPREKRELAEATGLTTTQVSNWFKNRRQRDRAAEAKERENNENTNSSGNKQNQLSPINRSKNLMSSSDEELSPPQSPDHCTGSPVLLLPGTLNQSVDSSFSLHGLSSSPGGHAGSIHPHGLQDTLLGTLTSSLVDLGS, from the exons ATGTCAGTGCTGCCTTCTTTCGGTTTTACTCAAGAGCAAGTGGCTTGTGTCTGCGAAGTTCTCCAACAAGGGGGTAACCTGGAGAGGCTGGGTAGGTTTCTCTGGTCCCTTCCAGCCTGCGATCACCTCCACAAGAACGAGAGCGTTCTTAAAGCGAAGGCGGTGGTGGCTTTCCATAGGGGTAACTTCCGAGAGCTCTATAAGATTTTAGAAAGTCACCAGTTTTCGCCGCACAATCACTCCAAGCTGCAGCAGCTCTGGTTAAAGGCCCACTACATCGAAGCCGAGAAGCTAAGGGGGAGGCCCCTCGGTGCCGTGGGCAAGTATCGGGTGCGAAGGAAATTCCCCCTGCCCCGGACGATATGGGACGGGGAAGAGACAAGTTACTGTTTCAAGGAGAAGTCGCGAGGTGTCCTGAGAGAGTGGTACGCCCACAACCCTTACCCATCACCGAGAGAGAAACGGGAGCTGGCTGAAGCCACTGGGCTCACCACCACGCAGGTTAGCAACTGGTttaaaaacagaaggcagagagacCGAGCAGCGGAAGCCAAGGAGAG GGAGAACAACGAAAACACGAATTCTTCTGGCAATAAGCAGAACCAGTTGTCCCCTATCAATCGTAGTAAGAACCTGATGTCTAGTTCGGACGAGGAGTTATCACCGCCGCAAAGTCCTGACCATTGCACGGGCAGCCCCGTGTTACTGCTGCCCGGGACTCTGAACCAATCTGTGGATTCCAGCTTCTCTCTTCACGGCCTCAGCTCTTCGCCAGGAGGCCACGCCGGCTCAATCCATCCGCATGGACTGCAGGACACTCTTCTGGGCACTCTCACATCTAGTCTGGTCGACCTGGGATCGTAA
- the LOC140185170 gene encoding homeobox protein six1 isoform X2: MSVLPSFGFTQEQVACVCEVLQQGGNLERLGRFLWSLPACDHLHKNESVLKAKAVVAFHRGNFRELYKILESHQFSPHNHSKLQQLWLKAHYIEAEKLRGRPLGAVGKYRVRRKFPLPRTIWDGEETSYCFKEKSRGVLREWYAHNPYPSPREKRELAEATGLTTTQGEQRKHEFFWQ, from the exons ATGTCAGTGCTGCCTTCTTTCGGTTTTACTCAAGAGCAAGTGGCTTGTGTCTGCGAAGTTCTCCAACAAGGGGGTAACCTGGAGAGGCTGGGTAGGTTTCTCTGGTCCCTTCCAGCCTGCGATCACCTCCACAAGAACGAGAGCGTTCTTAAAGCGAAGGCGGTGGTGGCTTTCCATAGGGGTAACTTCCGAGAGCTCTATAAGATTTTAGAAAGTCACCAGTTTTCGCCGCACAATCACTCCAAGCTGCAGCAGCTCTGGTTAAAGGCCCACTACATCGAAGCCGAGAAGCTAAGGGGGAGGCCCCTCGGTGCCGTGGGCAAGTATCGGGTGCGAAGGAAATTCCCCCTGCCCCGGACGATATGGGACGGGGAAGAGACAAGTTACTGTTTCAAGGAGAAGTCGCGAGGTGTCCTGAGAGAGTGGTACGCCCACAACCCTTACCCATCACCGAGAGAGAAACGGGAGCTGGCTGAAGCCACTGGGCTCACCACCACGCAG GGAGAACAACGAAAACACGAATTCTTCTGGCAATAA